From the genome of Gorilla gorilla gorilla isolate KB3781 chromosome 4, NHGRI_mGorGor1-v2.1_pri, whole genome shotgun sequence, one region includes:
- the SP2 gene encoding transcription factor Sp2 isoform X3 produces MAATAAVSPSDYLQPAASTTQDSQPSPLALLAATCSKIGPPAVEAAVTPPAPPQPTPRKLVPIKPAPLPLSPGKNSFGILSSKGNILQIQGSQLSASYPGGQLVFAIQNPTMINKGTRSNANIQYQAVPQIQASNSQTIQVQPNLTNQIQIIPGTNQAIITPSPSSHKPVPIKPAPIQKSSTTTTPVQSGANVVKLTGGGGNVTLTLPVNNLVNASDTGAPTQLLTESPPTPLSKTNKKARKKSLPASQPPVAVAEQVETVLIETTADNIIQAGNNLLIVQSPGGGQPAVVQQVQVVPPKAEQQQVVQIPQQALRVVQAASATLPTVPQKPSQNFQIQAAEPTPTQVYIRTPSGEVQTVLVQDSPPATAAATSNTTCSSPASRAPHLSGTSKKHSAAILRKERPLPKIAPAGSIISLNAAQLAAAAQAMQTININGVQVQGVPVTITNTGGQQQLTVQNVSGNNLTISGLSPTQIQLQMEQALAGETQPGEKRRRMACTCPNCKDGEKRSGEQGKKKHVCHIPDCGKTFRKTSLLRAHVRLHTGERPFVCNWFFCGKRFTRSDELQRHARTHTGDKRFECAQCQKRFMRSDHLTKHYKTHLVTKNL; encoded by the exons tgctgctgtgaGTCCCAGTGACTACCTGCAGCCTGCCGCCTCCACCACCCAG GACTCCCAGCCATCTCCCTTAGCCCTGCTTGCTGCAACATGTAGCAAAATTGGCCCTCCAGCAGTTGAAGCTGCTGTGACACCTCCTGCTCCCCCACAGCCCACACCGCGGAAACTTGTCCCTATCAAacctgcccctctccctctcAGCCCCGGCAAGAATAGCTTTGGAATCTTGTCCTCCAAAGGAAATATACTTCAGATTCAGGGGTCACAACTGAGCGCCTCCTATCCTGGAGGGCAGCTGGTGTTCGCTATCCAGAATCCCACCATGATCAACAAAGGGACCCGATCAAATGCCAATATCCAGTACCAGGCGGTCCCTCAGATTCAGGCAAGCAATTCCCAAACCATCCAAGTACAGCCCAATCTCACCAACCAGATCCAGATCATCCCTGGCACCAACCAAGCCATCATCACCCCCTCACCATCCAGTCACAAGCCTGTCCCCATCAAGCCAGCCCCCATCCAGAAGTCGAGTACGACCACCACCCCCGTGCAGAGCGGGGCCAATGTGGTGAAGTTGACAGGTGGGGGCGGCAATGTGACGCTCACTCTGCCCGTCAACAACCTCGTGAACGCCAGTGACACCGGGGCCCCTACTCAGCTCCTCACTGAAAGCCCCCCAACCCCGCTGTCTAAGACTAACAAGAAAGCAAGGAAGAAGAGccttcctgcctcccagccccctGTGGCTGTGGCTGAGCAGGTGGAGACGGTGCTGATCGAGACCACCGCGGACAACATCATCCAGGCAGGAAATAACCTGCTCATTGTTCAGAGCCCTGGTGGGGGCCAGCCAGCTGTGGTCCAGCAGGTCCAGGTGGTGCCCCCCAAGGCCGAGCAGCAGCAGGTGGTGCAGATCCCCCAGCAGGCTCTGCGGGTGGTGCAGGCGGCATCTGCCACCCTCCCCACTGTCCCCCAGAAGCCCTCCCAGAACTTTCAGATCCAGGCAGCTGAGCCGACACCTACTCAG GTCTACATCCGCACGCCTTCCGGTGAGGTGCAGACAGTCCTTGTCCAGGACAGCCCCCCAGCAACAGCTGCAGCCACCTCTAACACCACCTGTAGCAGCCCTGCATCCCGTGCTCCCCATCTGAGTGGGACCAGCAAAAAGCACTCAGCTGCAATTCTCCGAAAAGAGCGTCCCCTGCCAAAGATTGCCCCAGCCGGGAGCATCATCAGCCTGAATGCAGCCCAGTTGGCGGCAGCTGCCCAGGCAATGCAGACCATCAACATCAATGGTGTCCAGGTCCAAGGCGTGCCTGTCACCATCACCAACACAGGCG GGCAGCAGCAGCTGACAGTGCAGAATGTTTCTGGGAACAACCTGACCATCAGTGGGCTGAGCCCCACCCAGATCCAGCTGCAAATGGAACAAGCCCTGGCCGGAGAGACCCAGCCCGGGGAGAAGCGGCGCCGCATGGCCTGCACGTGTCCCAACTGCAAGGATGGGGAGAAGAG GTCTGGAGAGCAGGGCAAGAAGAAGCACGTGTGCCACATCCCCGACTGTGGCAAGACGTTCCGTAAGACGTCCTTGCTGCGTGCCCATGTGCGCCTGCACACTGGCGAGCGGCCCTTTGTCTGCAACTGGTTCTTCTGTGGGAAGAGGTTCACACGGAGTGACGAGCTCCAACGGCATGCTCGCACCCACACAG GGGACAAACGCTTCGAGTGCGCCCAGTGTCAGAAGCGCTTCATGAGGAGTGACCACCTCACCAAGCATTACAAGACCCACCTGGTCACGAAGAACTTGTAA
- the SP2 gene encoding transcription factor Sp2 isoform X2, with amino-acid sequence MSDPQTSMAATAAVSPSDYLQPAASTTQDSQPSPLALLAATCSKIGPPAVEAAVTPPAPPQPTPRKLVPIKPAPLPLSPGKNSFGILSSKGNILQIQGSQLSASYPGGQLVFAIQNPTMINKGTRSNANIQYQAVPQIQASNSQTIQVQPNLTNQIQIIPGTNQAIITPSPSSHKPVPIKPAPIQKSSTTTTPVQSGANVVKLTGGGGNVTLTLPVNNLVNASDTGAPTQLLTESPPTPLSKTNKKARKKSLPASQPPVAVAEQVETVLIETTADNIIQAGNNLLIVQSPGGGQPAVVQQVQVVPPKAEQQQVVQIPQQALRVVQAASATLPTVPQKPSQNFQIQAAEPTPTQVYIRTPSGEVQTVLVQDSPPATAAATSNTTCSSPASRAPHLSGTSKKHSAAILRKERPLPKIAPAGSIISLNAAQLAAAAQAMQTININGVQVQGVPVTITNTGGQQQLTVQNVSGNNLTISGLSPTQIQLQMEQALAGETQPGEKRRRMACTCPNCKDGEKRSGEQGKKKHVCHIPDCGKTFRKTSLLRAHVRLHTGERPFVCNWFFCGKRFTRSDELQRHARTHTGDKRFECAQCQKRFMRSDHLTKHYKTHLVTKNL; translated from the exons tgctgctgtgaGTCCCAGTGACTACCTGCAGCCTGCCGCCTCCACCACCCAG GACTCCCAGCCATCTCCCTTAGCCCTGCTTGCTGCAACATGTAGCAAAATTGGCCCTCCAGCAGTTGAAGCTGCTGTGACACCTCCTGCTCCCCCACAGCCCACACCGCGGAAACTTGTCCCTATCAAacctgcccctctccctctcAGCCCCGGCAAGAATAGCTTTGGAATCTTGTCCTCCAAAGGAAATATACTTCAGATTCAGGGGTCACAACTGAGCGCCTCCTATCCTGGAGGGCAGCTGGTGTTCGCTATCCAGAATCCCACCATGATCAACAAAGGGACCCGATCAAATGCCAATATCCAGTACCAGGCGGTCCCTCAGATTCAGGCAAGCAATTCCCAAACCATCCAAGTACAGCCCAATCTCACCAACCAGATCCAGATCATCCCTGGCACCAACCAAGCCATCATCACCCCCTCACCATCCAGTCACAAGCCTGTCCCCATCAAGCCAGCCCCCATCCAGAAGTCGAGTACGACCACCACCCCCGTGCAGAGCGGGGCCAATGTGGTGAAGTTGACAGGTGGGGGCGGCAATGTGACGCTCACTCTGCCCGTCAACAACCTCGTGAACGCCAGTGACACCGGGGCCCCTACTCAGCTCCTCACTGAAAGCCCCCCAACCCCGCTGTCTAAGACTAACAAGAAAGCAAGGAAGAAGAGccttcctgcctcccagccccctGTGGCTGTGGCTGAGCAGGTGGAGACGGTGCTGATCGAGACCACCGCGGACAACATCATCCAGGCAGGAAATAACCTGCTCATTGTTCAGAGCCCTGGTGGGGGCCAGCCAGCTGTGGTCCAGCAGGTCCAGGTGGTGCCCCCCAAGGCCGAGCAGCAGCAGGTGGTGCAGATCCCCCAGCAGGCTCTGCGGGTGGTGCAGGCGGCATCTGCCACCCTCCCCACTGTCCCCCAGAAGCCCTCCCAGAACTTTCAGATCCAGGCAGCTGAGCCGACACCTACTCAG GTCTACATCCGCACGCCTTCCGGTGAGGTGCAGACAGTCCTTGTCCAGGACAGCCCCCCAGCAACAGCTGCAGCCACCTCTAACACCACCTGTAGCAGCCCTGCATCCCGTGCTCCCCATCTGAGTGGGACCAGCAAAAAGCACTCAGCTGCAATTCTCCGAAAAGAGCGTCCCCTGCCAAAGATTGCCCCAGCCGGGAGCATCATCAGCCTGAATGCAGCCCAGTTGGCGGCAGCTGCCCAGGCAATGCAGACCATCAACATCAATGGTGTCCAGGTCCAAGGCGTGCCTGTCACCATCACCAACACAGGCG GGCAGCAGCAGCTGACAGTGCAGAATGTTTCTGGGAACAACCTGACCATCAGTGGGCTGAGCCCCACCCAGATCCAGCTGCAAATGGAACAAGCCCTGGCCGGAGAGACCCAGCCCGGGGAGAAGCGGCGCCGCATGGCCTGCACGTGTCCCAACTGCAAGGATGGGGAGAAGAG GTCTGGAGAGCAGGGCAAGAAGAAGCACGTGTGCCACATCCCCGACTGTGGCAAGACGTTCCGTAAGACGTCCTTGCTGCGTGCCCATGTGCGCCTGCACACTGGCGAGCGGCCCTTTGTCTGCAACTGGTTCTTCTGTGGGAAGAGGTTCACACGGAGTGACGAGCTCCAACGGCATGCTCGCACCCACACAG GGGACAAACGCTTCGAGTGCGCCCAGTGTCAGAAGCGCTTCATGAGGAGTGACCACCTCACCAAGCATTACAAGACCCACCTGGTCACGAAGAACTTGTAA
- the SP2 gene encoding transcription factor Sp2 isoform X1, with product MYRSNTWSRDLGQTQPMSWQPVEDPQTSMAATAAVSPSDYLQPAASTTQDSQPSPLALLAATCSKIGPPAVEAAVTPPAPPQPTPRKLVPIKPAPLPLSPGKNSFGILSSKGNILQIQGSQLSASYPGGQLVFAIQNPTMINKGTRSNANIQYQAVPQIQASNSQTIQVQPNLTNQIQIIPGTNQAIITPSPSSHKPVPIKPAPIQKSSTTTTPVQSGANVVKLTGGGGNVTLTLPVNNLVNASDTGAPTQLLTESPPTPLSKTNKKARKKSLPASQPPVAVAEQVETVLIETTADNIIQAGNNLLIVQSPGGGQPAVVQQVQVVPPKAEQQQVVQIPQQALRVVQAASATLPTVPQKPSQNFQIQAAEPTPTQVYIRTPSGEVQTVLVQDSPPATAAATSNTTCSSPASRAPHLSGTSKKHSAAILRKERPLPKIAPAGSIISLNAAQLAAAAQAMQTININGVQVQGVPVTITNTGGQQQLTVQNVSGNNLTISGLSPTQIQLQMEQALAGETQPGEKRRRMACTCPNCKDGEKRSGEQGKKKHVCHIPDCGKTFRKTSLLRAHVRLHTGERPFVCNWFFCGKRFTRSDELQRHARTHTGDKRFECAQCQKRFMRSDHLTKHYKTHLVTKNL from the exons tgctgctgtgaGTCCCAGTGACTACCTGCAGCCTGCCGCCTCCACCACCCAG GACTCCCAGCCATCTCCCTTAGCCCTGCTTGCTGCAACATGTAGCAAAATTGGCCCTCCAGCAGTTGAAGCTGCTGTGACACCTCCTGCTCCCCCACAGCCCACACCGCGGAAACTTGTCCCTATCAAacctgcccctctccctctcAGCCCCGGCAAGAATAGCTTTGGAATCTTGTCCTCCAAAGGAAATATACTTCAGATTCAGGGGTCACAACTGAGCGCCTCCTATCCTGGAGGGCAGCTGGTGTTCGCTATCCAGAATCCCACCATGATCAACAAAGGGACCCGATCAAATGCCAATATCCAGTACCAGGCGGTCCCTCAGATTCAGGCAAGCAATTCCCAAACCATCCAAGTACAGCCCAATCTCACCAACCAGATCCAGATCATCCCTGGCACCAACCAAGCCATCATCACCCCCTCACCATCCAGTCACAAGCCTGTCCCCATCAAGCCAGCCCCCATCCAGAAGTCGAGTACGACCACCACCCCCGTGCAGAGCGGGGCCAATGTGGTGAAGTTGACAGGTGGGGGCGGCAATGTGACGCTCACTCTGCCCGTCAACAACCTCGTGAACGCCAGTGACACCGGGGCCCCTACTCAGCTCCTCACTGAAAGCCCCCCAACCCCGCTGTCTAAGACTAACAAGAAAGCAAGGAAGAAGAGccttcctgcctcccagccccctGTGGCTGTGGCTGAGCAGGTGGAGACGGTGCTGATCGAGACCACCGCGGACAACATCATCCAGGCAGGAAATAACCTGCTCATTGTTCAGAGCCCTGGTGGGGGCCAGCCAGCTGTGGTCCAGCAGGTCCAGGTGGTGCCCCCCAAGGCCGAGCAGCAGCAGGTGGTGCAGATCCCCCAGCAGGCTCTGCGGGTGGTGCAGGCGGCATCTGCCACCCTCCCCACTGTCCCCCAGAAGCCCTCCCAGAACTTTCAGATCCAGGCAGCTGAGCCGACACCTACTCAG GTCTACATCCGCACGCCTTCCGGTGAGGTGCAGACAGTCCTTGTCCAGGACAGCCCCCCAGCAACAGCTGCAGCCACCTCTAACACCACCTGTAGCAGCCCTGCATCCCGTGCTCCCCATCTGAGTGGGACCAGCAAAAAGCACTCAGCTGCAATTCTCCGAAAAGAGCGTCCCCTGCCAAAGATTGCCCCAGCCGGGAGCATCATCAGCCTGAATGCAGCCCAGTTGGCGGCAGCTGCCCAGGCAATGCAGACCATCAACATCAATGGTGTCCAGGTCCAAGGCGTGCCTGTCACCATCACCAACACAGGCG GGCAGCAGCAGCTGACAGTGCAGAATGTTTCTGGGAACAACCTGACCATCAGTGGGCTGAGCCCCACCCAGATCCAGCTGCAAATGGAACAAGCCCTGGCCGGAGAGACCCAGCCCGGGGAGAAGCGGCGCCGCATGGCCTGCACGTGTCCCAACTGCAAGGATGGGGAGAAGAG GTCTGGAGAGCAGGGCAAGAAGAAGCACGTGTGCCACATCCCCGACTGTGGCAAGACGTTCCGTAAGACGTCCTTGCTGCGTGCCCATGTGCGCCTGCACACTGGCGAGCGGCCCTTTGTCTGCAACTGGTTCTTCTGTGGGAAGAGGTTCACACGGAGTGACGAGCTCCAACGGCATGCTCGCACCCACACAG GGGACAAACGCTTCGAGTGCGCCCAGTGTCAGAAGCGCTTCATGAGGAGTGACCACCTCACCAAGCATTACAAGACCCACCTGGTCACGAAGAACTTGTAA